A region of the Thermodesulfobacteriota bacterium genome:
GAAGTAGTTGTTGACGACCGCCCTGCACACACCCATCAGTATGTCCTCGACCGGCACTCCCACGTTCCGCTTGTTGACGGCGGTGCTCTGGGCGAAGACCCCGCATTTGGCGGCCACGGATACGTTATTCTTCGAGCCGAGCGCCATGGCCGAGACCTCCTCGATGGAGACCCCCATCCTCGCGGCTATGGCCTCCACCATGGTGCCGGTGCCGGAGCTGCAGGAGGTGTTCATCGCAAAACCGGTGACCACGCCGTCCTCGGCCTGGATGAGTTTTGAGTCCTCGCCGCCTATCTCGAAGACGGTATTGACCTCGGGGTTATAGTGGAGCGCGGCGGTCGAGTGGGCTATTATCTCGTTCTTTACCAGGTCGGCGTCGAGCAGTATCCTGCCGAAGGCCCTCCCCGACCCGGTAATCCCTATACTACTTATCTCGTAGCCCTCGAAGCCCTGAACGAGCTTTTGCACCGACGAGGTTATCCCGAGGTTCTTCATGTAGTCCGACTCCACGACGGTGCCGATATCGTCTATGAGTACGGCCTTTATGGAGCTGCTCCCTATGTCAACTCCCATGTAGTATTTCCGAGCCATGATATTACCTCCTTTTATACCGCCTGCAAGCGGGGCGCGTTGCCGGTTATTCCCTTGCTTATCCGTATCGTCTCCGTGAACGCCTCGAGGCGTGTCAGGATGTTGAGCTCCGAGGAGTTGTCGTCTATCTCGATCTTCAGTATGGGCTTTTTGTTCTTCTTGCATATGTGCTCTATTATGGGCAGGACCGTGGCCTCGGGCATGCAGCTAAGGGGGAAGACGTATATTATCCCGTCGACTTCGTGCATCTCTTCGAGCACGTGGACTATGTTCTGGAAGCCGTGGCCGCCGACCTTCTTGTCGATATACTTTGCCGCCTCCGCGGACCTTACCCTTCTGCCGCGGACGTTCGAGTTTATGAAGGCCGAGAGGGTGCAGGCCAGCCTGCTCCCGGCCCCGAGGTCGAGGAGCCTTTGCCTGAGGTTGAAGTTCACGTCCGGCTCGAGGAGCGTGTATATCTCGCCGATGAGGAGTATCTTCATGTCGCCCTTCGCGAACTTCTTCTCCTGCTCTTCTTCGTACCTCTTTATCTCCTTTATGGTGTTTATGACGACCCGCCAGACCTTGAAGAACGAGCTCCCCGTTATGCGCCGGATGTCCCTTATGATGTTGCCGCTCCTGACTATGTGGAACCCTATGTCGTGGCCGAGGTTCGAGAGCGCCAGGTCGTAGAGGTTCCCGTAGTGCCTGAAGCGGCACTGGCCCTGGGATGAGTAGGTTATTACGTCGGTAATCGTCCCGGCCCTCGTGTCGTCCTCGATTGCCTTTATGAGGGTCCCGAGCGTGGCCTTGTAGGGCCAGCACATCATCTCAACGCTGTTCAGTATGCCGTGCTGGTTCGTCTCGCTCGAAACCGAGGGCGGGTGCACCACGTTCAGGCCGAGGTCCCGGAACGCCTTTACGAAGAACTTAGTGTAGTGGCCGAGCTTTGGAATGGTGTATGTCCTCATCTCTTCTCTCTCCTTCCGTTATGGTATTGGGTTCTGTCGACCTTAGTAAGAAGCAAGAAGGATGCCACGGGAGGTTCTTGAGGT
Encoded here:
- a CDS encoding acyl-CoA dehydratase activase, which codes for MARKYYMGVDIGSSSIKAVLIDDIGTVVESDYMKNLGITSSVQKLVQGFEGYEISSIGITGSGRAFGRILLDADLVKNEIIAHSTAALHYNPEVNTVFEIGGEDSKLIQAEDGVVTGFAMNTSCSSGTGTMVEAIAARMGVSIEEVSAMALGSKNNVSVAAKCGVFAQSTAVNKRNVGVPVEDILMGVCRAVVNNYFSILVRNNRLKGPYIFQGAVAWNGAVVKCFEEKVGEEIIIPEMPHLMGAFGMALLTKSYGIERPRKLDVTTDYDTRIRYGTKCSNECEIVELIKNGAVAGCVGNKCDKCVVVGGGEEVVTTGAEVKTDARTGGKHPAPLSPATV
- a CDS encoding 2-hydroxyacyl-CoA dehydratase, encoding MRTYTIPKLGHYTKFFVKAFRDLGLNVVHPPSVSSETNQHGILNSVEMMCWPYKATLGTLIKAIEDDTRAGTITDVITYSSQGQCRFRHYGNLYDLALSNLGHDIGFHIVRSGNIIRDIRRITGSSFFKVWRVVINTIKEIKRYEEEQEKKFAKGDMKILLIGEIYTLLEPDVNFNLRQRLLDLGAGSRLACTLSAFINSNVRGRRVRSAEAAKYIDKKVGGHGFQNIVHVLEEMHEVDGIIYVFPLSCMPEATVLPIIEHICKKNKKPILKIEIDDNSSELNILTRLEAFTETIRISKGITGNAPRLQAV